One Sulfuricurvum sp. DNA window includes the following coding sequences:
- the accB gene encoding acetyl-CoA carboxylase biotin carboxyl carrier protein translates to MDMKQIKTLVQEFDSSTLSKLKITMDAFSIELEKNVGVVAAPAMVAAPVAVSAPVVASAPAVTAPVATPLSGDAILSPMVGTFYSAPSPDSAPFVKVGDRVKKGQVVAILEAMKIMNELEAEFDCEILEVLKSDGQAVEYDMPLYTVKKL, encoded by the coding sequence ATGGATATGAAACAAATCAAAACACTGGTACAAGAGTTTGACTCAAGTACTCTTTCAAAATTAAAAATTACAATGGATGCTTTTTCGATTGAATTAGAGAAAAATGTAGGTGTTGTAGCAGCGCCTGCAATGGTTGCTGCCCCTGTAGCAGTAAGTGCCCCTGTGGTTGCTTCGGCACCGGCTGTAACAGCGCCTGTCGCAACTCCGCTTAGTGGTGATGCAATCCTCTCTCCGATGGTTGGGACATTCTACTCAGCCCCTTCTCCAGATTCAGCTCCGTTTGTAAAAGTGGGAGATCGAGTTAAAAAAGGTCAAGTTGTCGCGATTCTTGAAGCGATGAAAATTATGAATGAGCTCGAAGCAGAATTTGATTGTGAAATACTTGAGGTATTGAAATCCGATGGTCAAGCGGTAGAGTATGATATGCCTTTATATACCGTTAAGAAGCTCTAA
- a CDS encoding acetyl-CoA carboxylase biotin carboxylase subunit yields MAEIKRILVANRGEIALRAIRTIQEMGKEAVAVYSTADKDASYLKVADAAICIGAAPSSQSYLNIPSIIAACEISGCDAVFPGYGFLSENQHFVEICTHHGIKFIGPTPEVMVMMSDKSKAKDVMIAAGVPVVPGSDGAIKDIAEAKVRAQEVGYPIILKAAAGGGGRGMRVVEEESGIENAFLAAEAEAIGAFGDGTIYMEKFIKNPRHIEVQVIADSHGNVLHIGERDCSMQRRHQKLIEESPAVALTPEIRAELHASAVRATKYIKYEGAGTFEYLLDADKKFYFMEMNTRLQVEHCVSEMVSGLDLIEMMIRVAEGEALPPQESVILTGHSIECRITAEDPIKFLPSPGRITEWIAPGGRNVRIDTHAHSGYMVPPTYDSMIGKLIVYGKDRNDAISRMHRALSEFRISGIRTTIPFHLKMMKNPDFINNNFDTKYLENYNG; encoded by the coding sequence ATGGCAGAAATTAAACGTATTCTCGTTGCCAACCGTGGTGAGATTGCACTGCGAGCTATCCGTACGATTCAGGAGATGGGAAAAGAGGCAGTTGCGGTTTACTCAACTGCCGATAAAGATGCCTCGTATCTCAAGGTTGCCGATGCGGCAATTTGTATCGGTGCCGCTCCTAGCTCTCAAAGTTATCTTAATATCCCTTCTATTATCGCTGCATGTGAAATTAGCGGATGCGATGCGGTGTTTCCGGGATATGGATTTTTATCCGAAAATCAACATTTTGTAGAGATTTGTACCCATCATGGGATTAAATTCATCGGACCGACTCCTGAAGTTATGGTGATGATGTCGGATAAATCCAAAGCGAAAGATGTCATGATTGCAGCAGGTGTTCCCGTGGTTCCGGGTTCTGATGGAGCTATCAAAGATATCGCGGAAGCCAAAGTGCGCGCGCAAGAGGTGGGTTATCCAATCATCCTTAAAGCGGCAGCCGGTGGTGGTGGACGCGGTATGCGCGTCGTCGAAGAAGAGAGCGGTATTGAAAACGCCTTTTTAGCTGCAGAAGCAGAAGCAATCGGTGCATTCGGTGATGGAACCATTTATATGGAGAAATTCATTAAAAACCCTCGTCATATTGAAGTGCAAGTGATTGCCGACTCTCATGGTAATGTCCTTCATATCGGTGAGCGCGACTGTTCTATGCAGCGTCGTCACCAAAAACTTATCGAAGAATCTCCCGCAGTAGCGCTGACTCCTGAAATCCGTGCCGAGTTGCACGCTTCAGCGGTTCGTGCGACCAAGTATATCAAATATGAAGGTGCGGGAACGTTTGAATATCTTCTTGATGCTGATAAAAAGTTCTATTTCATGGAGATGAATACCCGTCTTCAAGTAGAACACTGTGTCTCTGAAATGGTGAGCGGGCTTGATTTAATCGAAATGATGATTCGTGTAGCGGAAGGTGAAGCTCTCCCTCCTCAAGAGAGTGTCATCCTTACTGGTCATTCGATTGAATGCCGTATTACTGCAGAAGACCCGATCAAGTTTTTACCTTCACCGGGACGTATTACTGAGTGGATTGCCCCTGGTGGACGTAATGTTCGTATTGATACTCATGCCCATTCAGGATATATGGTTCCTCCGACGTACGATTCTATGATCGGTAAGTTAATTGTTTATGGTAAAGATCGTAATGATGCGATTTCCCGTATGCACAGAGCCCTTAGTGAATTTAGGATATCAGGAATTAGAACAACTATCCCTTTTCATCTAAAAATGATGAAAAATCCCGATTTTATCAATAACAACTTCGATACCAAATACCTCGAAAATTACAACGGCTAA